Proteins encoded by one window of Catharus ustulatus isolate bCatUst1 chromosome Z, bCatUst1.pri.v2, whole genome shotgun sequence:
- the TRIM14 gene encoding tripartite motif-containing protein 14 isoform X2: protein MAQEERGPRVCGVHAGRPLELFCEDCGSCVCALCPALGAHRGHRAALLPHAVRRSQEVMELHLKNLEERKEQEAGNKRNIQQAVNDVKAHADMIKRQLSEKMTELQLLLREEESLAKNFVDEKTQQALGAHDQHLRSCQEQLEVLDTLTHQIRQIQHDSDPIRLLEKYTEIEKEIKESRHLLEEWHPIPLSFDHLINHYKHFIRVLQSILDKPLEARLKEDARSPTWEYDSIHPRLKLSDDRLEVSCSWRKIFYPCGPQRFDKLWQVLSRDAFLSGSHYWEVDLLHAGAGWWIGAAYPTIGRKGDSEACRLGWNRASWCLKKFDLEYWAFHKGERIPIVIEDDPDCIGIFLDYEAGILSFYNVSNGMAHLHTFRCKFTEPVYPALRLWEGSIRTRKLT from the exons ATGGCGCAGGAGGAGCGGGGCCCGCGTGTGTGCGGTGTCCATGCCGGGCGGCCCCTGGAGCTGTTCTGCGAGGACTGCGGGAGCTGCGTGTGCGCTCTGTGCCCGGCGCTGGGCGCGCACCGCGGGCACCGCGCCGCCCTGCTGCCGCACGCCGTGCGCCGCTCGCAG GAAGTCATGGAACTGCACTTGAAGAATctagaagagagaaaagagcaagAAGCTGGTAACAAAAGAAACATACAGCAGGCTGTAAATGATGTGAAG GCACATGCTGATATGATCAAACGGCAGCTGTCAGAAAAAATGACTGAGCTTCAGTTACTTCTTCGGGAAGAAGAGAGTTTGGCAAAAAACTTTGTTGATGAAAAGACTCAGCAAGCCCTGGGAGCACATGATCAGCATTTGAGGTCCTGCCAAGAACAGCTTGAAGTCCTAGACACCCTCACACATCAAATCAGACAAATACAACATGACAGTGATCCTATTCGTTTGCTGGAG AAGTACACAGAAATTGAGAAGGAAATTAAGGAATCCAGGCACCTGTTAGAAGAGTGGCACCCAATACCTCTCTCTTTTGACCACTTAATTAACCATTACAAACACTTCATCAGAGTTCTTCAGTCCATTCTAGACAAACCATTGGAAGCCCGGCTTAAAGAAG ATGCAAGGTCACCAACCTGGGAATATGACAGCATTCACCCGCGACTGAAATTGTCTGATGACCGTCTTGAAGtaagctgcagctggaggaaaatattttacccCTGTGGTCCCCAGAGATTTGATAAATTATGGCAAGTGCTAAGCAGAGACGCATTCCTTTCTGGGAGCCATTACTGGGAAGTTGATTTACTtcatgctggagcaggatggTGGATTGGCGCAGCCTACCCTACCATTGGCAGGAAAGGAGACTCTGAAGCCTGTCGACTGGGCTGGAATAGAGCATCTTGGTGCCTTAAGAAGTTTGACTTGGAATACTGGGCATTTCACAAGGGAGAGAGAATCCCCATTGTGATAGAAGATGATCCTGATTGCATTGGCATTTTTCTAGATTATGAAGCAGGCATCCTTTCATTCTACAACGTTAGCAATGGCATGGCTCATTTGCACACCTTCCGCTGCAAGTTCACAGAACCAGTTTATCCAGCTCTGAGACTCTGGGAAGGGTCCATTAGAACACGCAAACTAACgtaa
- the TRIM14 gene encoding tripartite motif-containing protein 14 isoform X1 produces MAQEERGPRVCGVHAGRPLELFCEDCGSCVCALCPALGAHRGHRAALLPHAVRRSQEVMELHLKNLEERKEQEAGNKRNIQQAVNDVKAHADMIKRQLSEKMTELQLLLREEESLAKNFVDEKTQQALGAHDQHLRSCQEQLEVLDTLTHQIRQIQHDSDPIRLLEKYTEIEKEIKESRHLLEEWHPIPLSFDHLINHYKHFIRVLQSILDKPLEARLKEDVFSSLNPTAKKEPGTMLKTMTPIDRLLFLKHARSPTWEYDSIHPRLKLSDDRLEVSCSWRKIFYPCGPQRFDKLWQVLSRDAFLSGSHYWEVDLLHAGAGWWIGAAYPTIGRKGDSEACRLGWNRASWCLKKFDLEYWAFHKGERIPIVIEDDPDCIGIFLDYEAGILSFYNVSNGMAHLHTFRCKFTEPVYPALRLWEGSIRTRKLT; encoded by the exons ATGGCGCAGGAGGAGCGGGGCCCGCGTGTGTGCGGTGTCCATGCCGGGCGGCCCCTGGAGCTGTTCTGCGAGGACTGCGGGAGCTGCGTGTGCGCTCTGTGCCCGGCGCTGGGCGCGCACCGCGGGCACCGCGCCGCCCTGCTGCCGCACGCCGTGCGCCGCTCGCAG GAAGTCATGGAACTGCACTTGAAGAATctagaagagagaaaagagcaagAAGCTGGTAACAAAAGAAACATACAGCAGGCTGTAAATGATGTGAAG GCACATGCTGATATGATCAAACGGCAGCTGTCAGAAAAAATGACTGAGCTTCAGTTACTTCTTCGGGAAGAAGAGAGTTTGGCAAAAAACTTTGTTGATGAAAAGACTCAGCAAGCCCTGGGAGCACATGATCAGCATTTGAGGTCCTGCCAAGAACAGCTTGAAGTCCTAGACACCCTCACACATCAAATCAGACAAATACAACATGACAGTGATCCTATTCGTTTGCTGGAG AAGTACACAGAAATTGAGAAGGAAATTAAGGAATCCAGGCACCTGTTAGAAGAGTGGCACCCAATACCTCTCTCTTTTGACCACTTAATTAACCATTACAAACACTTCATCAGAGTTCTTCAGTCCATTCTAGACAAACCATTGGAAGCCCGGCTTAAAGAAG ATGTTTTCAGTAGCCTTAATCCCACTGCAAAGAAGGAGCCTGGGACAATGCTGAAAACCATGACTCCTATTGATCGGTTGCTTTTCTTAAAAC ATGCAAGGTCACCAACCTGGGAATATGACAGCATTCACCCGCGACTGAAATTGTCTGATGACCGTCTTGAAGtaagctgcagctggaggaaaatattttacccCTGTGGTCCCCAGAGATTTGATAAATTATGGCAAGTGCTAAGCAGAGACGCATTCCTTTCTGGGAGCCATTACTGGGAAGTTGATTTACTtcatgctggagcaggatggTGGATTGGCGCAGCCTACCCTACCATTGGCAGGAAAGGAGACTCTGAAGCCTGTCGACTGGGCTGGAATAGAGCATCTTGGTGCCTTAAGAAGTTTGACTTGGAATACTGGGCATTTCACAAGGGAGAGAGAATCCCCATTGTGATAGAAGATGATCCTGATTGCATTGGCATTTTTCTAGATTATGAAGCAGGCATCCTTTCATTCTACAACGTTAGCAATGGCATGGCTCATTTGCACACCTTCCGCTGCAAGTTCACAGAACCAGTTTATCCAGCTCTGAGACTCTGGGAAGGGTCCATTAGAACACGCAAACTAACgtaa